gcgtagcgttacacggacagaatttcgacttacacccttacaacatttgctaacatacccttattattagaattataattaaaattaaaatataaattataaatataaatatatattactcgtatatattgagagagagatgaaaatatgtgtaaaattcgatcagaattcggttggctttatagccagaaatgatttttggggctccgcgactcgcggcaaaaaggccttcaaactccgcgagtcgcggagaggtattttcaatttactcccttggagtttctggctgccgacagtttttaatatatatatataatatatatataattaatataattaattatatattatattatatttatatacatagttaacttgtaatttttagtccgttgcgtcgagcgttaagagttgactctagtcccggttccggattttcgaacgtcctcgcgtacaatttaatatcttgtactttgcgttttgaatcttgtactcttgtgaatttgagacgtttcttatcaataattggaacctttttgattgtcttttgttcttttgagctttttggtcgtttgcgtcttcaattcgtcgaatctgtcttttgtcttcaccttttattatttaaacgaatatcacttgtaaatagaacaattgcaactaaaagcttgtctttcttgaggaataatgctatgaaatatatgttcgtttttagcattatcacaggtTCGCTTGGCCATGATATGGACTCACGAGATTCTTCTGCTGACATGACCAATGAGAAAATGGAAGAAAAACCTAAGCAATTGCCAACAGTATCGAAAACGGAAGAAAAATCCAAGCAATTGCAACAGCGCAATGTTTACTCACAAGATATCTCTCAGATATCAGGCCCCGAAGGAAAAATGCTGACTCCTTTGAGTCAAGCGGGATTTAAGGATCCTGCAAGCATTGGAGCAGGACAGCAGTTGACCATGTTCAGCATAGAGGTTATCTTGGCTTAAATAAAACTTATTCTGGATTACTGGAAATTTTGTTTGTGTCATTAAAGATGCTGATGTATGGGACTAAAGCCTGCAGTTATTGACAGGTCCAAGCGGAATCTAGGGGAGACTTGAGACCTGACCCACGTTTTGATGCTGTCAATTTCATAGCAGTTGTTATTCAGGAAGATGATGAGACCACCATTAATAGTTATGTCCTCATGCGCAGTGAGATACCAGCTGTTAGAAGGTGAACTAATTCCACACTGCTTGATAGATGGTTATCAAACATGGTTGAAAACTCTCACGGGATAACCCGATTAGGCTGCGTACATCTAAATAAAAATAATCACCCTCTCAGGGTAGCCTGAATTGGGATATCATTATGCGAATTATCCTAGATTCCTAGCAATAGAGCATCTCATAAAATTAATTGTCATTTGTTGAATTATTTAAATGCTGCAAAATGTTATATAGGGTTATAAGGTCAGTCTTCTACTTCTCATTTGAGCTTTTACCTCACAGAAATCTGGACGGTATAACTAGTTGCACGTTGTTAGTTTGTACCCAAGAGAACCAGCTGTTTAATGAGTTCATGAAACTCGTAAGTATTCTTGACCCAGATATACTAATGGGTTGGGATGTTCAAGGTGGTTCACTTGGTTTCTTAGCTGAACGGGCTGCATTTCTTGGAATTGGGTTGCTTAATAAAATATCCCGCACACCGTCTCAACCTATATCTAATCCCGAAGTCTCAGATATTCCAAATAATGGAATTTTGGGTAATGTTCTCCCTGAAGCCTTAAATTCTGACACTGATTTGCCAAATGATGCAATTATTGAGGATGAGTGGGGCCGAACTCATGCAAGTGGGGTCCATGTTGGGGGTAGAATTGTCCTTAATCTTTGGCGGCTGGTTCGCAGTGAGGTTAAGCTTAATATGTACACAGCTGAAGCAGTTATAGAAGCAGTTCTTAGACGAAAAGTTCCTTCTATCAATTTCAGAACATTAACAAAGTGGTTCGCTAGTGGTCCTGGAAAAGCACGATATCGATGTATAGAATATGTTCTAGAGAGGGCAAAATTGAACTTTCAAGTGATGAACCAACTTGATATGGTATGTAGGGAGACATTTTTAAGTGTTTTATTAACTTCTTCTTAGAATTTATTTCTGGTGTATTTGATGTGCTTTTTGAATCAGATAGACTAATACTTCTCGAAATTGACATTATACCGTATCACTTGTGTGTATATATGCAGATAAACAGGACATCAGAGCTTGCACGTGTGTTTGGTATTGATTTCTTTTCTGTTCTTTCAAGAGGTTCCCAGTATCGCGTGGAATCAATGTTAATAAGATTGGCGCACACACAAAATTATCTTGCAATTTCTCCTGGAGGCCAACAGGTTTTTACTCAACATACTTACGTCTCTATATCAGTATCAAAATGTTTGGACCATTTTCTGAAAACAAATTCATGTTAATTAGGTAGCTTATCAACCTGCTATGGAATGCTTGCCACTTGTTATGGAGCCAGAATCTGGGTTCTATGCAGACCCTGTTGTTGTTTTAGACTTTCAGTCTCTGTATCCATCGATGGTCATAGCTTATAATCTCTGCTACTCTACATGCCTCGGAAAGGTTATACCTTCAAAGCCAAATACGCTCGGTGTTAGTTCATATACACCAGACACAAATGTTTTGCGGGAATTGAAACATGAAGTTTTGCTTACTCCAAATGGTGTAATGTATGTACCTTCAAAGGTAATGAAATCATAGATCATTTTGCTTGTGAGAAAGACTCAGTTAAAAATGTTGTGCTTTATTCTTCATCTGTCGCTTAAGATAGTCTTTATATAAATTAATTCTGTATAGCATGATTCAGGTCCGTAAGGGTATACTTCCTAGGTTACTTGACGAGATATTATCGACACGAATTATGGTTAAACAGGCAATAAAGAAGTTGTCACCTTCAGAAAAAGTACTTCATCGGGTACGATTTCACTTTGGGTAAACTCACCCTTTCGTTGTACTGACCAAGTCTTTTACTCGTACTCCTAATCTTGTTTCAGATCTATAATGCACGACAACTCGCGTTGAAATTAATAGCAAATGTGACGTATGGCTATACAGCTGCTGGTTTTAGTGGACGCATGCCTTGCGCTGAGCTGGCAGACAGTATTGTTCAGTGTGGTCGCAGAACGCTTGAGACTGCTATTGAACTTGTGAACACACATGATAAGTGGAAGGCTAAAGTTATATATGGTGATACTGACAGGTATTTTGTTTGTATAATTCATTTATAACTTTGTAGTAGTTTTAGTTGTACATCATGTAAAATGCTTAGTTTTGATGGTGAAATTTCTTGACATGTGGCATGTTTAAAATAGTCATTCTATTTCTATATTTGAGTGTAATGTAGTTGCAATATGCTTTGCAGCATGTTTGTACTCCTTCCTGGACGGTCTGTGAGTGAAGCCCACCAAATTGGAAACGAGATTGCATCAGCTGTAACCAAGATGAACCCTAATCCAGTTGTACTAAAAATGGAGAAGGTCTATCAACCCTGTTTTCTTATAACAAAGAAAAGATACGTCGGTTATAGTTATGAAAAACCCGATCAAGTCAAACCTGTCTTTGATGCTAAAGGAATCGAGACGATACGCAGAGATACATGTGCAGCTGTTTCCAAGATGATGGAGCGTTCGTTAAGAAACTATTTTGAAAATCAGGATATTACTAAGGTCAGCTATACCTTTATGTTTTTTAACCCGGTAttcataaagaaaaaaaaaaatcataaaatgAATGaagaattattttttttctgtatttgttTGTTTCTGCAGGTCAAATCATACTTGATACGTCAATGGTCTCGTATATTATCAGGCCGAGTTTCTATTCAAGATTTTATATTCGCAAAGGAAGTTCGTTTAGGTACTTACAGTTCACGTGTTTCTTCTCTTCCACCATCTGCAATAGTCGCAACCA
The window above is part of the Rutidosis leptorrhynchoides isolate AG116_Rl617_1_P2 chromosome 1, CSIRO_AGI_Rlap_v1, whole genome shotgun sequence genome. Proteins encoded here:
- the LOC139885660 gene encoding DNA polymerase zeta catalytic subunit, with amino-acid sequence MLSQSRKDTIDGEELIGSGHLQSLNKMKPLVSQDSQCSFTAEDPEALRLLNWLASSQAAEDINSDDELRRETILSPLMPATTINQVLEKADMEFISASQQECQDILDSVQDSINVECRSESKTADCDSPSRLNSKKEIPQIDGSGDGKKPIYHDGDPVEIEKKKDKDRVQLDSSSSFSKKHKRKSPLWGPLPFCLSNTTSQPTDVKVGRFDSEINTIDGCSVRDLMRRKRHHRGDSPKMEIHHHTKVEPDKETYYNTISSLKQSSDQLDIGPSVISGDQQEISPTSCHLATGPQSVSSSPAVTPGVCHPEYCDKAEEIVKDNVIDELPPFSDGDYQEDKHTASKIDEPIPGQEQAIGSPTHLIDGSYLYMLIPVISPPSADDVNKWLLHDDVARQSVNATREESSSSKGSLGHDMDSRDSSADMTNEKMEEKPKQLPTVSKTEEKSKQLQQRNVYSQDISQISGPEGKMLTPLSQAGFKDPASIGAGQQLTMFSIEVQAESRGDLRPDPRFDAVNFIAVVIQEDDETTINSYVLMRSEIPAVRRNLDGITSCTLLVCTQENQLFNEFMKLVSILDPDILMGWDVQGGSLGFLAERAAFLGIGLLNKISRTPSQPISNPEVSDIPNNGILGNVLPEALNSDTDLPNDAIIEDEWGRTHASGVHVGGRIVLNLWRLVRSEVKLNMYTAEAVIEAVLRRKVPSINFRTLTKWFASGPGKARYRCIEYVLERAKLNFQVMNQLDMINRTSELARVFGIDFFSVLSRGSQYRVESMLIRLAHTQNYLAISPGGQQVAYQPAMECLPLVMEPESGFYADPVVVLDFQSLYPSMVIAYNLCYSTCLGKVIPSKPNTLGVSSYTPDTNVLRELKHEVLLTPNGVMYVPSKVRKGILPRLLDEILSTRIMVKQAIKKLSPSEKVLHRIYNARQLALKLIANVTYGYTAAGFSGRMPCAELADSIVQCGRRTLETAIELVNTHDKWKAKVIYGDTDSMFVLLPGRSVSEAHQIGNEIASAVTKMNPNPVVLKMEKVYQPCFLITKKRYVGYSYEKPDQVKPVFDAKGIETIRRDTCAAVSKMMERSLRNYFENQDITKVKSYLIRQWSRILSGRVSIQDFIFAKEVRLGTYSSRVSSLPPSAIVATKAIKADPRAEPRYAERIPYVVVHGEPGARLSDMVVDPMELLAVDSPYRLNDLYYINKQIIPALQRLFGLVGVDLRQWFLDMPRPIRESVGKNQSYGPNSHRTRIDYYYLSKHCIMCGELVQASAAPICSECSRNEAAVAVAVTGRTSKMEREIQHLAAICRHCGGGDWVVESGVKCTSLSCSVFYERRKLLKELRSLSNTATELGFYPKCMAEWF